Proteins from a genomic interval of Mycolicibacterium grossiae:
- a CDS encoding NUDIX domain-containing protein, producing the protein MVYVQNEHGHVLLVRNRFSKLWTLPGGFHRRGKDPRDAAIREVREETGLDISHDLHEVGQYRQSDKPHYDHIFRTDVSTTSCAEPRPQNWMSRLEIGECSWRNIRNVEHDIRLTSEALHALDLMKSVRGFEL; encoded by the coding sequence ATGGTATACGTGCAAAACGAGCACGGGCATGTGCTACTTGTACGCAATCGCTTCTCTAAATTGTGGACACTTCCCGGTGGTTTCCATAGGCGAGGCAAGGACCCGCGAGACGCTGCAATTCGTGAGGTACGCGAAGAGACTGGTCTCGACATATCTCACGATCTGCATGAAGTTGGCCAATATCGGCAATCGGACAAGCCTCACTATGATCACATCTTTCGCACCGATGTATCGACGACCAGTTGCGCCGAGCCCAGGCCGCAAAATTGGATGAGTCGTCTAGAGATCGGGGAGTGTTCGTGGCGCAATATCCGAAATGTAGAACACGATATACGGCTTACCTCAGAGGCTTTGCATGCCCTCGATCTGATGAAGTCCGTCAGAGGATTTGAGTTGTGA
- a CDS encoding Lrp/AsnC family transcriptional regulator, translated as MVTVRLRPQSRQIVQGFRDFVAQLPETLQVFVTTGAEDVLVHVAVASTEALRDFVLDALTTRREVAGVRTDVVFDHVRNHVLPPA; from the coding sequence ATGGTGACGGTTCGCCTGCGCCCGCAGTCCCGCCAGATCGTCCAGGGCTTCCGCGACTTCGTCGCCCAACTCCCCGAGACGCTGCAGGTCTTCGTCACGACCGGCGCCGAGGACGTACTCGTCCACGTCGCGGTCGCCTCCACCGAGGCGCTGCGGGACTTCGTGCTCGACGCGCTCACCACCCGGCGGGAGGTCGCCGGCGTCCGCACCGACGTCGTGTTCGACCACGTGCGCAACCACGTCCTGCCACCCGCCTAG
- a CDS encoding pyridoxal phosphate-dependent aminotransferase — protein MTVERLRPYAVTIFAEMSARAARIGAVNLGQGFPDEDGPADMLTTAREAIADGVNQYPPGLGIAPLREAIARQRQRLYGVTYDPETEILVTVGATEAIAASVLGLVEPGSEVILVEPFYDSYSPVLAMAGCHRVPVPLVPDGRGFAIDVDALRAAVTPRTRALIVNTPHNPTGMVASDAELAAIAEIAVAADLLVITDEVYEALTFDGRHHLPLASYPGMAERTITISSAAKMFNVTGWKIGWACGPRDLINGVRAAKQYLSYVGGAPFQPAVARALDDEDGWVATLRATFQARRDTLAAALTDIGFGVHASGGTYFLCADPRPLGYADSATFCDELPERAGVAAIPMSAFCDPHSAYLTEWNHLVRFAFCKRDDTMAEAVRRLQVLKA, from the coding sequence ATGACGGTCGAACGCCTCCGGCCCTACGCCGTGACGATCTTCGCCGAGATGTCCGCCCGCGCCGCGCGCATCGGCGCGGTGAACCTCGGGCAGGGCTTCCCCGACGAGGACGGACCCGCCGACATGCTGACGACCGCTCGGGAGGCGATCGCCGACGGCGTCAACCAGTACCCGCCGGGGCTCGGCATCGCACCGCTGCGCGAGGCGATCGCCCGGCAACGGCAGCGGCTCTACGGCGTCACCTACGACCCGGAGACCGAGATCCTGGTGACCGTCGGGGCGACGGAGGCCATCGCGGCGTCGGTGCTCGGGCTCGTCGAACCCGGTTCCGAGGTCATCCTCGTCGAGCCGTTCTACGACTCCTACTCCCCCGTGCTCGCCATGGCCGGGTGCCACCGCGTGCCCGTGCCGCTGGTTCCCGACGGCCGGGGTTTTGCCATCGACGTCGACGCGCTGCGCGCGGCCGTCACGCCCCGCACGCGGGCGCTGATCGTCAACACGCCGCACAACCCGACCGGCATGGTGGCCTCCGACGCGGAACTGGCGGCCATCGCCGAGATCGCCGTGGCGGCCGACCTCCTGGTGATCACCGACGAGGTGTACGAGGCCCTGACGTTCGACGGCCGGCACCACCTGCCGCTGGCGTCCTACCCCGGCATGGCCGAACGCACGATCACCATCTCCAGCGCCGCGAAGATGTTCAACGTCACCGGCTGGAAGATCGGCTGGGCGTGCGGCCCGCGCGACCTGATCAACGGGGTGCGCGCCGCCAAGCAGTACCTCAGCTACGTCGGCGGGGCGCCGTTCCAGCCCGCGGTGGCCCGCGCCCTGGACGACGAGGACGGCTGGGTGGCGACGCTGCGCGCCACGTTCCAGGCACGCCGCGACACCCTGGCCGCGGCGCTCACCGACATCGGCTTCGGCGTGCACGCGAGCGGCGGCACCTACTTCCTGTGCGCCGACCCGCGTCCCCTCGGCTACGCCGACAGCGCCACCTTCTGCGACGAACTCCCGGAGCGGGCAGGCGTGGCGGCCATCCCGATGTCGGCGTTCTGCGACCCGCACTCGGCATACCTCACCGAGTGGAATCATCTGGTGCGCTTCGCCTTCTGCAAGCGCGACGACACGATGGCCGAGGCCGTCCGCCGGCTCCAGGTGCTCAAGGCCTGA
- a CDS encoding TIGR03564 family F420-dependent LLM class oxidoreductase has product MATGVVLDPDRNAANHVDASIDQARRAYDAGVRQVWIAQQFDHDAIGLAGHVGAAVPGLGVGTFVVPINPRHPLIVASQAQTAQAATHGNFSLGLGLGAHAPEAKAFGTDYAHTIGRLRDHLTVLRSILDTGAVDFAGDQLTARPDWPVTVAGGSPIPVYVAAMGPQALRVTGELADGTLPYLAGPRTLSEFIVPTITAAAEAAGRPVPKVVAAVPVLVTDDVTAGRDAAAEVLEFYAGIPSYAKVIAREGVDSVVDLAAVGTVADVSRQLRRYRDAGATDVVLSPLVRTGLAALEPVWEVAAGL; this is encoded by the coding sequence ATGGCCACAGGAGTAGTGCTCGACCCCGACCGCAATGCCGCCAACCACGTCGACGCCAGCATCGACCAGGCGCGCCGCGCCTACGACGCCGGCGTGCGCCAGGTGTGGATCGCCCAACAGTTCGACCATGACGCGATCGGCCTCGCCGGTCACGTCGGTGCCGCCGTCCCCGGACTCGGCGTCGGCACCTTCGTCGTGCCGATCAATCCCCGGCACCCGCTCATCGTGGCGTCGCAGGCGCAGACCGCCCAGGCCGCCACGCACGGGAACTTCAGCCTCGGCCTGGGGCTCGGCGCCCACGCGCCGGAGGCGAAGGCGTTCGGCACCGACTACGCGCACACCATCGGACGGCTGCGCGACCATCTCACGGTGCTGCGTTCGATCCTGGACACCGGCGCGGTGGACTTCGCCGGTGACCAGCTGACTGCGCGTCCGGACTGGCCCGTGACCGTCGCGGGCGGCAGTCCGATCCCGGTGTACGTGGCGGCCATGGGTCCGCAGGCGCTGCGCGTGACCGGCGAACTCGCCGACGGCACCCTGCCCTACCTCGCCGGGCCGCGCACGCTGAGCGAGTTCATCGTGCCCACGATCACCGCGGCCGCCGAGGCGGCCGGCCGCCCGGTGCCGAAGGTGGTCGCCGCGGTGCCGGTGCTGGTGACCGACGACGTGACGGCGGGTCGCGACGCCGCCGCCGAGGTGCTCGAGTTCTACGCGGGCATCCCGTCCTATGCCAAGGTCATCGCGCGCGAGGGCGTCGACTCCGTGGTCGACCTCGCCGCCGTCGGCACGGTCGCGGACGTGAGCCGGCAGCTGCGGCGCTACCGCGATGCGGGCGCCACCGACGTGGTGCTGAGCCCGCTGGTGCGCACCGGGCTCGCGGCGCTGGAGCCGGTGTGGGAGGTCGCCGCCGGGTTGTGA
- a CDS encoding SRPBCC family protein, producing the protein MAVKASRELLFDASPEAILDALADVDEVPTWSTLHRSVEVIDRHPDGRPHHVKATLRIMGITDREVLEYHWGDDWVVWDAAETLQQRGQHGEYNLVREGDKTRVRFDIIIDLAAPVPGFLLNRATKMVLDVAVDRLRCRVTRNHG; encoded by the coding sequence ATGGCCGTCAAAGCGTCGAGGGAGCTGCTCTTCGACGCCTCGCCGGAGGCGATCCTCGATGCGCTCGCCGACGTCGACGAGGTGCCGACGTGGTCGACGCTGCACCGGTCCGTCGAGGTGATCGACCGGCATCCGGACGGCCGCCCACATCACGTCAAAGCGACGCTGCGGATCATGGGCATCACCGACCGGGAGGTGCTCGAGTACCACTGGGGTGACGACTGGGTGGTGTGGGATGCCGCCGAGACGTTGCAGCAGCGCGGCCAACACGGCGAATACAATTTGGTGCGCGAGGGCGACAAGACGCGGGTGCGGTTCGACATCATCATCGATCTCGCGGCACCGGTGCCGGGGTTCCTGCTCAACCGGGCGACGAAGATGGTGCTCGACGTGGCGGTCGACCGGCTGCGCTGTCGGGTGACGCGCAACCACGGCTGA
- a CDS encoding SRPBCC family protein yields the protein MAVQESREVTIEATPDEIMDVLVDLESLTEWSSAHQKVEVLERDEQGRPSTSRQTVKIVGISDEQLLAYTVYDDGVGWTLLESKAQRAQEGRYTLTPDGDATRVRFDLTVDPVVPVPGFLIKKGANGLMDTATKGLRKRVLEKKKG from the coding sequence ATGGCCGTGCAGGAATCCCGCGAAGTCACCATCGAAGCCACCCCGGACGAGATCATGGACGTGCTCGTCGATCTCGAATCCCTCACCGAGTGGTCCTCGGCGCACCAGAAGGTCGAGGTCCTCGAACGCGATGAGCAGGGACGTCCGAGTACGTCCCGCCAGACCGTGAAGATCGTCGGCATCAGCGACGAGCAGCTGCTCGCGTACACGGTGTACGACGACGGCGTCGGGTGGACGCTGCTGGAGTCGAAAGCGCAACGCGCACAAGAGGGTCGCTACACGCTGACCCCGGACGGCGACGCCACCCGGGTGCGTTTCGACCTCACCGTCGATCCCGTGGTCCCGGTGCCGGGCTTCCTGATCAAGAAGGGCGCCAACGGGCTGATGGACACCGCCACCAAGGGTCTGCGCAAGCGCGTGCTGGAGAAGAAGAAGGGCTGA
- a CDS encoding SRPBCC family protein: protein MAVSDSREVVIEATPEEVMDVIADVRSAPDWSSQHQGAEILEETPDGRPGTVRIKLKTMGISDEQVVRYSWTDTTASWTLVSSSQLKTQDASYTLTDEGGKTRVRFEITVDPSVPIPGFVLKRAMKGGLEAATDGLRKQVLKVRKGKA from the coding sequence ATGGCAGTCAGCGATTCGCGTGAGGTCGTCATCGAAGCAACGCCCGAAGAGGTCATGGACGTCATCGCCGACGTACGGTCCGCACCCGATTGGTCCTCGCAGCACCAGGGCGCCGAGATCCTCGAGGAGACGCCCGACGGCCGCCCCGGCACGGTGCGGATCAAGCTCAAGACCATGGGGATCTCCGACGAGCAGGTGGTCCGGTACAGCTGGACCGACACCACCGCGAGCTGGACGTTGGTCAGCTCGAGCCAGCTCAAGACGCAGGACGCCAGCTACACGCTGACCGACGAGGGCGGCAAGACCCGGGTGCGGTTCGAGATCACCGTCGACCCGTCGGTGCCCATCCCCGGGTTCGTCCTGAAGCGCGCGATGAAGGGCGGGCTGGAAGCCGCCACCGACGGTTTGCGCAAGCAGGTGCTGAAGGTGCGCAAGGGCAAGGCCTGA
- the zwf gene encoding glucose-6-phosphate dehydrogenase: MSTQKPQTIAYPAPGARPHRRDDAALAPHVIVLFGATGDLAKRKLIPGMAYLDQSELAPDIQVVGTSLEDLSTDEFRALAKEAIDTYGTHKLTDEQWADFAKILTYVPQGAGPEALAAAVAEAETTLAGDAGAEVQRLHYLSVPPKAARAVITMLRDADLVDRSRVVMEKPFGTDLASAVELNDFVHETFRERQIFRIDHFLGKEAAQNILAFRFANGLFEPIWNRNFIDHIQIDIPEQLGLDQRAGFYESTGAYKDMVVTHLFQVMAFVVMEPPTALEPRAISEEKNKVFRSMLPIRCSDVVRGQFAGYRELDGVACDSDTETFIALKVGIDNWRWAGVPIYLRTGKQLAEGMRIISIAFKEAPRTMFPTGSGVGAQGPDHLTFDLADASKVSLSFYGKRPGPGMKLDKMSMQFSTQETEQVADVLEAYERLILDAMRGDHTLFTTAEGIESLWERSTTLLEDPPPAKLYQPGTWGPNSIHQLIAPNAWRLPFERAWREKK, encoded by the coding sequence GTGAGCACCCAGAAGCCGCAAACGATCGCCTACCCCGCCCCGGGCGCGCGTCCGCACCGCCGCGACGACGCCGCGCTGGCACCGCACGTCATCGTGCTGTTCGGCGCCACCGGCGACCTGGCCAAGCGCAAGCTGATCCCCGGCATGGCCTACCTCGACCAATCCGAGCTGGCCCCCGACATCCAGGTGGTGGGCACCTCGCTGGAGGACCTCAGCACCGATGAGTTCCGCGCCCTGGCGAAGGAGGCGATCGACACCTACGGAACGCACAAGCTGACCGACGAGCAGTGGGCCGACTTCGCCAAGATCCTCACCTACGTGCCGCAGGGCGCCGGTCCGGAGGCGCTGGCGGCGGCCGTTGCCGAGGCGGAGACCACCCTCGCCGGCGACGCGGGCGCCGAGGTGCAGCGGTTGCACTACCTCTCGGTGCCACCCAAGGCGGCGCGGGCGGTGATCACGATGTTGCGCGACGCCGATCTCGTCGACCGGTCGCGGGTGGTGATGGAGAAGCCCTTCGGCACCGATCTCGCGAGTGCGGTCGAACTCAACGACTTCGTCCACGAGACGTTCCGGGAACGCCAGATCTTCCGCATCGACCACTTCCTGGGTAAGGAGGCGGCGCAGAACATCCTCGCGTTCCGCTTCGCCAACGGGCTGTTCGAGCCCATCTGGAACCGGAACTTCATCGACCACATCCAGATCGACATCCCCGAGCAGCTCGGGCTCGACCAGCGCGCCGGCTTCTACGAGAGCACCGGCGCCTACAAGGACATGGTGGTGACGCACCTGTTCCAGGTGATGGCGTTCGTCGTCATGGAGCCGCCCACGGCGCTGGAACCCCGGGCGATCAGCGAGGAGAAGAACAAGGTCTTCCGCTCGATGCTGCCCATCCGGTGCTCGGACGTGGTGCGCGGCCAGTTCGCCGGCTATCGCGAACTCGACGGCGTCGCATGCGATTCCGACACCGAGACGTTCATCGCGTTGAAGGTCGGCATCGACAACTGGCGGTGGGCGGGTGTGCCGATCTACCTGCGGACCGGCAAGCAGCTGGCCGAGGGCATGCGGATCATCTCGATCGCCTTCAAGGAGGCGCCGCGCACGATGTTCCCGACCGGCTCGGGCGTCGGCGCGCAGGGCCCCGACCACCTGACGTTCGACCTGGCCGACGCGTCGAAGGTGTCGCTGTCGTTCTACGGCAAGCGTCCGGGCCCGGGGATGAAGCTCGACAAGATGTCGATGCAGTTCTCCACCCAGGAGACCGAACAGGTCGCCGACGTGCTCGAGGCCTACGAGCGCCTGATCCTCGACGCCATGCGGGGCGACCACACGCTGTTCACCACCGCCGAGGGCATCGAATCGCTGTGGGAGCGCAGCACTACGCTGCTGGAGGATCCGCCCCCGGCCAAGCTGTACCAGCCGGGAACGTGGGGCCCGAACTCGATCCATCAGCTGATCGCCCCCAACGCGTGGCGGCTGCCCTTCGAGCGGGCGTGGCGCGAGAAGAAGTGA
- a CDS encoding MCE family protein produces MLRLSRATWTQLAILSAVTVIACGVMAFGFINVPALLGIGRYHVTVELPTTGGLYPTSVVTYRGSEIGRVTKVDVTRTGVTADLKLNSDTEIPADVTAAVHSRSAVGEQFLELTPAAGSSTDGPLLADGAVIAATDVRVPPDIGTLLDATNTAVQAIPRDDLKTVVDEASTAVAGLGPELARIVDGSTALAIEGGKTVEPLTTLIDQSPAVLDSQVRTTDSIETWAHRLAAITGQLKANDPALAGLLEKSGPALDEGRALFDRVGPSLPVLLANMVSLGQIAITYRSDIEQLLVLFPQGTAVMSAIALPNANTKQDYRGIYLDFNLNLNLPPPCNTGFLPVRQQRSPSDEDAPERPAGELYCRVPQDSTLNVRGVRNIPCEGNPAKRAPTVELCESDEQYVPLNDGFNWKGDPNATLSGQAVPQYPPGVTGPEAAAWPAPPLAPAPDAPPPGAALPEAPPPVALVPYDPATGDYVGPDGKRYTQADLANPTTKTWQSMLVPPGR; encoded by the coding sequence GTGCTGCGCCTGTCCCGTGCCACCTGGACCCAGCTGGCCATCCTGTCGGCGGTCACCGTGATCGCCTGTGGCGTCATGGCCTTCGGCTTCATCAACGTGCCGGCACTGCTCGGCATCGGGCGGTATCACGTGACCGTGGAACTCCCGACGACCGGCGGCCTCTACCCGACGTCCGTGGTGACCTACCGGGGCAGCGAGATCGGTCGCGTCACGAAAGTCGACGTCACCCGGACCGGCGTCACCGCGGATTTGAAGCTGAACTCCGACACCGAGATTCCCGCCGACGTCACCGCCGCGGTGCACAGCCGCTCGGCCGTCGGGGAGCAGTTCCTGGAACTGACCCCGGCCGCGGGCAGCAGCACCGACGGGCCGCTGCTCGCCGACGGCGCCGTCATCGCCGCCACCGACGTCCGGGTGCCGCCTGACATCGGGACGCTCCTGGACGCCACCAACACCGCGGTGCAGGCGATCCCGCGCGACGACCTGAAGACCGTCGTCGACGAAGCCTCGACCGCCGTCGCCGGGCTCGGTCCGGAACTCGCGCGCATCGTCGACGGCTCCACCGCGCTGGCGATCGAGGGCGGCAAGACCGTCGAGCCGCTCACCACGCTGATCGACCAGTCGCCCGCCGTGCTGGACTCGCAGGTGCGCACGACCGATTCGATCGAGACCTGGGCCCACCGGCTCGCCGCCATCACCGGTCAGCTGAAGGCCAACGATCCGGCGTTGGCCGGTCTCCTGGAGAAGAGCGGGCCCGCGCTCGACGAGGGTCGGGCGCTGTTCGACCGCGTCGGGCCGTCGCTGCCCGTGCTCCTCGCCAACATGGTGAGCCTCGGCCAGATCGCCATCACCTACCGCTCCGACATCGAGCAGCTGCTGGTGCTCTTCCCACAGGGCACCGCGGTGATGTCCGCGATCGCGCTGCCCAACGCGAACACCAAGCAGGACTACCGGGGCATCTACCTCGACTTCAACCTGAACCTCAACCTGCCGCCGCCGTGCAACACCGGCTTCCTGCCGGTCCGACAGCAGCGTTCGCCGTCCGACGAGGATGCCCCCGAGCGTCCCGCCGGCGAGCTGTACTGCCGTGTCCCGCAGGACTCGACGCTCAACGTCCGTGGCGTGCGCAACATCCCGTGCGAGGGCAACCCCGCCAAGCGGGCGCCGACGGTCGAACTCTGCGAGAGCGACGAGCAGTACGTGCCGCTCAACGACGGCTTCAACTGGAAGGGCGACCCGAACGCGACGCTGTCCGGTCAGGCCGTGCCGCAGTACCCACCCGGGGTCACCGGACCGGAGGCCGCGGCCTGGCCCGCGCCGCCGCTCGCGCCCGCGCCCGACGCGCCGCCGCCGGGCGCCGCGCTGCCCGAGGCGCCGCCGCCGGTGGCGCTGGTTCCCTACGACCCGGCCACCGGTGACTACGTCGGTCCGGACGGAAAGCGCTACACCCAGGCCGATCTCGCCAACCCGACGACGAAGACGTGGCAGTCGATGCTGGTGCCGCCGGGCCGCTGA
- a CDS encoding MCE family protein yields MRRLLAGVLAAASLVTLTGCADWRGLNSLSLPGTAGDGDGSYTIQAQLPDVVVIQQNTRVRVADVNVGNVTKIEVQDWHALVTMRIDGDVHLPANATAKVGQTSLLGSMHIELAPPTDVPPEGELHDGSVIPLSSAGTYPTTEQTLASVSILLNGGGLAQLQEINQTFATAMAGREADLRSLLEQLDLFIGQLNGQTDDIITATDKLNALAGQVAARDDVVDRALTTIPQALAVLAEQRTKIADAVDALGKFGAIATSTVQQTKESLIANLRNIAPVFRELADAGTALTKGLDFLSTYPWVKSTLANWFRGDFANISLVVDLTLSRLDSSLFTGTRWEGNLTELEMQWGRTIGQMPSPYTAGNPLIAPYHWGGY; encoded by the coding sequence GTGAGGCGACTGCTCGCGGGCGTGCTCGCGGCCGCCAGCCTCGTGACGCTCACCGGATGCGCGGACTGGCGCGGCCTCAACAGCCTGTCCCTCCCCGGCACGGCGGGCGACGGCGACGGCTCCTACACCATCCAGGCGCAACTCCCCGACGTCGTGGTGATCCAACAGAACACCCGGGTGCGGGTCGCCGACGTCAACGTCGGCAACGTCACCAAGATCGAGGTCCAGGACTGGCACGCGCTGGTCACGATGCGCATCGACGGCGACGTCCACCTGCCGGCCAACGCCACCGCCAAGGTCGGGCAGACCAGCCTGCTCGGGTCGATGCACATCGAACTGGCCCCGCCCACCGACGTTCCGCCCGAGGGCGAACTCCACGACGGTTCGGTGATCCCGCTGTCCTCGGCCGGCACCTATCCGACCACCGAGCAGACCCTGGCGTCGGTGTCGATCCTGCTCAACGGCGGCGGCCTGGCGCAACTGCAGGAGATCAACCAGACCTTCGCCACGGCGATGGCGGGGCGGGAGGCCGACCTGCGCAGCCTGCTCGAACAGCTGGACCTGTTCATCGGTCAGCTCAACGGCCAGACCGACGACATCATCACGGCCACGGACAAACTCAACGCTCTGGCCGGGCAGGTGGCGGCGCGGGACGACGTGGTGGACAGGGCCCTGACCACCATCCCGCAGGCGCTCGCCGTGCTCGCCGAGCAGCGCACGAAGATCGCCGACGCCGTGGACGCCCTCGGCAAGTTCGGGGCGATCGCGACGTCGACCGTTCAGCAGACCAAGGAGTCGCTGATCGCCAACCTGCGCAACATCGCCCCGGTGTTCCGCGAACTCGCCGACGCCGGAACGGCGCTCACCAAGGGCCTCGACTTCCTGTCGACCTACCCCTGGGTCAAGAGCACGCTGGCCAACTGGTTTCGCGGTGACTTCGCGAACATCTCGCTCGTCGTCGACCTGACGTTGAGTCGCCTGGACAGCAGCCTGTTCACCGGCACGCGGTGGGAGGGCAACCTCACCGAACTCGAGATGCAGTGGGGCCGCACCATCGGCCAGATGCCGAGCCCGTACACCGCGGGCAACCCGCTGATCGCCCCGTACCACTGGGGCGGGTACTGA
- a CDS encoding MCE family protein, which translates to MPFLRRFGRLPRSGRQRPTVRTARIVLASALVFILGVAVTVVATPWWRHVATTTYVAYFANTNGLYTGDEVRILGVPVGTVDRIEPGPDASKVTFSVEAQYPVPADVKAAVLSPSLVSARAIQLVPAYSGGPTLAPGAAIPNERTAVPVEWDDFRAQLEKLTAALQPTTPGGTSSVGAFVSTAAANLRGQGATARDTIVALSKAVSALGDHSTDIFSTVRNLQLLVSALSSSSDLLAAFNTNLADITTVLSNTPDEVADAARGLDAAVGDLRGFVAENREGLGTAFDRLTAITTALNDSRGDVKQVLHITPTVFQNFMNIYQPAQSAVTGILAPVNFADTVQFICSAIQAASRRGYEQSAKLCVQYLAPIIKNRQYNFPPLGVNPFVGASARPNELTYSEDRLNPNLSPPAAAPIPAPLPVDPAGPLAAEAPLPATPTDPSQGLPGLMVPGGTP; encoded by the coding sequence ATGCCTTTCCTTCGTAGATTCGGTCGGCTCCCCAGGTCCGGTCGGCAGCGACCGACGGTGCGCACCGCGCGGATCGTGCTGGCCTCGGCGCTGGTGTTCATCCTCGGCGTGGCAGTCACGGTCGTCGCCACGCCCTGGTGGAGGCACGTCGCCACCACCACCTACGTGGCGTACTTCGCGAACACCAACGGCCTGTACACCGGCGACGAGGTGCGCATCCTCGGAGTCCCGGTCGGCACTGTCGATCGGATCGAGCCCGGCCCCGACGCGAGCAAGGTGACCTTCTCCGTCGAGGCCCAGTACCCGGTGCCCGCCGACGTGAAGGCCGCCGTGCTGTCCCCGTCGCTCGTCAGCGCGCGTGCCATCCAGCTCGTCCCTGCCTACTCGGGCGGTCCCACGCTCGCGCCGGGCGCCGCCATCCCGAACGAACGCACCGCGGTCCCCGTCGAATGGGACGACTTCCGCGCACAGCTCGAGAAACTCACGGCGGCACTGCAACCGACGACGCCCGGCGGCACCAGCTCCGTCGGCGCATTCGTCAGCACCGCCGCAGCCAACCTGCGCGGGCAGGGTGCGACGGCTCGGGACACCATCGTCGCGCTCTCAAAGGCGGTCTCGGCGCTCGGTGACCACAGCACCGACATCTTCAGCACCGTGCGCAACCTGCAGCTGCTGGTGTCGGCGCTGTCCTCGAGCAGTGACCTGCTCGCTGCGTTCAACACCAACCTCGCCGACATCACCACCGTGCTGTCGAACACGCCCGACGAAGTGGCCGACGCCGCCCGGGGACTCGACGCCGCCGTCGGCGACCTGCGCGGCTTCGTCGCCGAGAATCGCGAGGGTCTCGGCACGGCCTTCGACCGACTCACCGCCATCACGACGGCGTTGAACGACAGCCGCGGCGACGTCAAGCAGGTCCTGCACATCACGCCCACGGTGTTCCAGAACTTCATGAACATCTACCAGCCCGCGCAGAGTGCGGTCACCGGCATCCTCGCGCCGGTCAACTTCGCCGACACCGTGCAATTCATCTGCAGCGCCATCCAAGCCGCGTCGCGGCGCGGGTACGAACAGTCGGCGAAGTTGTGCGTGCAGTACCTGGCGCCGATCATCAAAAACCGGCAGTACAACTTTCCACCGCTGGGGGTGAACCCCTTCGTCGGCGCGTCGGCGCGGCCGAATGAACTCACCTACAGCGAGGACCGGCTGAATCCCAACCTCTCGCCGCCTGCGGCGGCCCCCATCCCCGCGCCGCTGCCGGTCGACCCGGCCGGTCCGTTGGCTGCCGAGGCGCCGCTGCCGGCAACCCCCACCGATCCCAGCCAGGGGTTGCCGGGACTGATGGTTCCGGGTGGTACGCCGTGA